One window from the genome of Toxorhynchites rutilus septentrionalis strain SRP unplaced genomic scaffold, ASM2978413v1 HiC_scaffold_44, whole genome shotgun sequence encodes:
- the LOC129782180 gene encoding histone H3: protein MARTKQTARKSTGGKAPRKQLATKAARKSAPATGGVKKPHRYRPGTVALREIRRYQKSTELLIRKLPFQRLVREIAQDFKTDLRFQSSAVMALQEASEAYLVGLFEDTNLCAIHAKRVTIMPKDIQLARRIRGERA from the coding sequence ATGGCTCGTACCAAGCAGACCGCGCGTAAATCCACCGGAGGAAAGGCTCCTCGCAAACAGTTGGCCACTAAAGCTGCTCGTAAAAGTGctccagctaccggaggagtcaaGAAGCCACATCGTTATCGACCAGGAACCgtcgctttgcgtgaaattcgtcgttaTCAAAAGTCGACTGAATTACTGATTCGTAAGCTTCCATTCCAACGTTTGGTTCGTGAGATCGCTCAGGATTTTAAGACCGATCTTCGCTTCCAGAGCTCGGCTGTTATGGCTCTGCAGGAAGCAAGTGAAGCTTATCTGGTCggattattcgaagataccaatctgtGTGCCATCCATGCCAAACGAGTCACCATTATGCCGAAAGACATTCAATTGGCTCGTCGTATTCGTGGAGAACGCGCCTAA
- the LOC129782183 gene encoding histone H2A, which translates to MSGRGKGGKVKGKAKSRSNRAGLQFPVGRIHRLLRKGNYAERVGAGAPVYLAAVMEYLAAEVLELAGNAARDNKKTRIIPRHLQLAIRNDEELNKLLSGVTIAQGGVLPNIQAVLLPKKTEKKA; encoded by the coding sequence ATGTCTGGacgtggtaaaggaggaaaagttaagggaaaggcgaaGTCCCGTTCAAATCGTGCTGGCTTACAGTTCCCAGTGGGTCGTATTCATCGTCTGCTCAGGAAGGGAAACTATGCCGAACGTGTTGGAGCTGGAGCACCCGTTTATCTGGCCGCAGTGATGGAATATTTGGCCGCTGAAGTATTGGAATTGGCAGGAAATGCCGCTCGTGACAACAAGAAGACCAGGATTATCCCACGTCATCTGCAGTTGGCTATCCGTAATGACGAAGAATTGAACAAACTACTGTCGGGTGTAACTATTGCTCAAGGCGGAGTCTTGCCCAATATCCAAGCTGTTCTGCTACCCAAGAAAACCGAGAAGAAGGCTTAA
- the LOC129782189 gene encoding histone H2B-like, producing MAPKTSGKAAKKSGKAQKSITKTDKKKKKVRRKESYAIYIYKVLKQVHPDTGISSKAMSIMNSFVNDIFERIAAESSRLAHYNKRSTITSREIQTAVRLLLPGELAKHAVSEGTKAVTKYTSSK from the coding sequence ATGGCTCCTAAAACCAGTGGAAAGGCAGCGAAGAAGTCTGGAAAGGCCCAGAAAAGTATTACCAAGACcgacaagaaaaagaagaaggtcCGCAGGAAGGAAAGCTACGCTATCTACATTTACAAAGTGTTGAAACAAGTCCATCCTGACACGGGTATTTCATCCAAAGCCATGAGTATCATGAACAGCTTCGTGAATGATATTTTCGAACGCATCGCCGCTGAATCATCTCGCTTGGCGCATTACAACAAACGTTCAACGATAACTTCTCGTGAAATTCAAACCGCAGTTCGTTTACTGCTGCCAGGAGAATTGGCCAAACACGCTGTCTCCGAAGGAACCAAAGCCGTCacgaagtataccagctccaagTAA
- the LOC129782173 gene encoding histone H1-like, translating into MAETATEVVPAASVAASPAKTPKKARAPKGEGKKPKKSATHPPVNEMVLAAIKTLKERNGSSLQAIKKYIGANYKCDVAKLSTFIKKSLKSGVEKGNLVQTKGSGASGSFKIKSKDKKPEGEKKPKKTTAAKKPTGEKKVAKKAATSKTAADKKLKAAPSKKAVEKKAKAAVAKNAKKAGTVKTAAAPKQKSTRPSKTATKKPKTPKPKKATPAKKIAPKKPATKK; encoded by the coding sequence ATGGCCGAAACAGCTACTGAAGTCGTTCCCGCAGCATCAGTTGCTGCATCTCCAGCCAAGACACCAAAAAAGGCTCGTGCTCCTAAAGGAGAGGGTAAGAAACCGAAAAAGTCAGCCACCCATCCACCAGTGAATGAAATGGTTTTAGCCGCCATCAAGACTTTGAAGGAACGTAATGGATCATCTCTTCAGGCGATCAAGAAGTATATCGGTGCCAATTACAAGTGTGACGTTGCTAAGCTCTcaactttcattaaaaaatctttGAAGAGTGGTGTCGAGAAAGGTAATCTTGTGCAAACCAAAGGAAGTGGAGCATCAGGATcttttaaaattaaatcaaaGGACAAGAAACCAGAGGGCGAAAAGAAACCTAAGAAAACAACGGCTGCGAAAAAGCCTACTGGAGAGAAGAAAGTCGCCAAAAAGGCAGCTACTTCCAAAACTGCTGCTGACAAAAAACTAAAGGCAGCACCATCAAAGAAAGCTGTTGAGAAGAAGGCTAAAGCAGCCGTCGCAAAGAATGCCAAAAAGGCTGGAACAGTGAAGACAGCAGCCGCTCCCAAACAGAAATCAACCAGACCATCGAAAACAGCAACGAAGAAACCAAAAACTCCCAAACCGAAAAAAGCTACTCCGGCTAAGAAAATCGCTCCGAAAAAACCCGCTACCAAGAAGTAA
- the LOC129782195 gene encoding histone H4, with the protein MTGRGKGGKGLGKGGAKRHRKVLRDNIQGITKPAIRRLARRGGVKRISGLIYEETRGVLKVFLENVIRDAVTYTEHAKRKTVTAMDVVYALKRQGRTLYGFGG; encoded by the coding sequence ATGACTGGccgtggtaaaggaggaaagggACTGGGCAAAGGAGGAGCCAAGCGTCATCGTAAGGTTCTGCGTGATAACATCCAGGGAATCACAAagcccgctatccgtcgtttggCTCGTCGTGGGGGAGTGAAGCGTATTTCCGGTCTCATCTACGAAGAAACTCGTGGTGTGCTGAAAGTATTTCTGGAAAACGTTATCCGAGATGCTGTTACCTATACCGAACACGCCAAACGGAAGACGGTTACCGCAATGGACGTTGTGTACGCTTTGAAACGCCAAGGTCGTACTCTCTATGGTTTCGGAGGTTAA
- the LOC129782170 gene encoding histone H1B-like, whose translation MAETATEVVPAASVAASPAKTPKKARAPKGEDKKPKKPATHPPVNEMVLAAIKTLKERNGSSLQAIKKYIGANYKCDVAKLSTFIKKSLKSGVEKGNLVQTKGSGASGSFKIKPKDKTPAGEKKPKKAATGKKPAGEKKVAKKAATSKTAAAKKPKEAPAKKAVQKKAKAVVAKTAKKAGTVKKAAASKQKPTKASKTAAKKPKTPKPKKAAPAKKAAPKKAAAKK comes from the coding sequence ATGGCCGAAACAGCTACTGAAGTCGTTCCCGCAGCATCAGTTGCTGCATCTCCAGCCAAGACACCGAAAAAGGCTCGTGCTCCTAAAGGAGAGGATAAGAAACCAAAAAAGCCAGCCACCCATCCACCAGTGAACGAAATGGTTCTGGCCGCCATCAAGACCTTAAAGGAACGTAATGGATCTTCTCTTCAGGCCATCAAGAAGTATATCGGTGCCAATTACAAGTGTGATGTTGCTAAGCTCTcaactttcataaaaaaatctttgaagagTGGTGTCGAGAAAGGTAATCTTGTGCAAACCAAAGGAAGTGGAGCATCGGGATCCTTCAAAATCAAACCTAAGGATAAGACACCTGCGGGCGAGAAGAAACCAAAGAAAGCTGCGACTGGGAAGAAACCTGCAGGGGAAAAGAAAGTCGCCAAAAAGGCAGCCACTTCTAAAACTGCTGCTGCCAAAAAGCCGAAGGAAGCACCAGCAAAAAAAGCGGTTCAGAAGAAGGCTAAAGCTGTCGTCGCCAAAACCGCCAAAAAGGCTGGAACCGTAAAGAAAGCAGCCGCTTCCAAACAGAAACCAACCAAAGCATCGAAGACAGCAGCGAAGAAGCCTAAAACTCCAAAACCGAAAAAGGCAGCACCAGCAAAGAAAGCTGCTCCGAAGAAAGCTGCTGCCAAAAAGTAA
- the LOC129782179 gene encoding histone H3, with product MARTKQTARKSTGGKAPRKQLATKAARKSAPATGGVKKPHRYRPGTVALREIRRYQKSTELLIRKLPFQRLVREIAQDFKTDLRFQSSAVMALQEASEAYLVGLFEDTNLCAIHAKRVTIMPKDIQLARRIRGERA from the coding sequence ATGGCTCGTACCAAGCAGACCGCTCGTAAATCCACCGGAGGAAAGGCTCCTCGCAAACAGTTGGCCACTAAAGCTGCTCGTAAAAGTGctccagctaccggaggagtcaaGAAGCCACATCGTTATCGACCAGGAACCGTCGCTTTGCGTGAGATTCGTCGTTATCAAAAGTCGACTGAATTACTGATCCGTAAGCTTCCATTCCAACGTTTGGTTCGTGAGATCGCTCAAGATTTTAAGACCGATCTTCGCTTCCAGAGCTCGGCTGTTATGGCTCTGCAGGAAGCAAGTGAAGCTTATCTGGTTggattattcgaagataccaatctgtGTGCCATCCATGCCAAACGAGTCACCATTATGCCGAAAGATATCCAATTAGCTCGTCGTATCCGTGGAGAACGCGCTTAA